One Helicoverpa armigera isolate CAAS_96S chromosome 12, ASM3070526v1, whole genome shotgun sequence DNA window includes the following coding sequences:
- the LOC110382086 gene encoding epidermal growth factor-like protein isoform X2, whose translation MLEPKAVRVVTLVIITIHLFEFYEALKLGTKGVCEDNVLEINPCLISPRECAKRKQLRFRGHKVPKGLKKAVCCNNYEYDMDLDECLPICSNGCENGECVDVDTCECKPPLVLVNYACVQPVCSGCEHGDCVAPGVCKCHAGYVTQNGSCAPVCSSVCVNGRCVAPNRCECSPGHAPDPGDAFKCNPICETPCVNGTCAAHNKCICSVGYEPTGNSAVCRPTCAGCDHGQCVAPNQCICSIGYERINSTCKPQCSSCSNGDCVAPGKCECHEGYELKGEDCAPICSPPCNNGQCLAPDNCSCNPGYNLTATGCEPVCSKPCVNGKCSAPDFCSCDTDYKKDDTDQYTCYKPCDPPCFNGTCSLHGECNCFDDFEYDNATNTCEPVKPIDCNLCNGKCEDNKEVCRCANHTLCVVAILQMPPEAVASDVKMAGMNMMLMAIGGACLLLLILVVVVMQRIWHKRNDYGKPTNENTNLDSVMYTVPHTLITQRNSRVSVDETSCYEGEEDVTNTDTLLQRPVDLP comes from the exons ATGTTGGAGCCGAAAGCCGTGCGTGTAGTGACTCTTGTGATTATTACTATTCATTTGTTTGAGTTCTATGAAGCTCTGAAACTGGGCACTAAAGGTGTTTGCGAAGACAATGTTTT AGAAATTAATCCGTGTCTAATTAGCCCTAGAGAATGTGCCAAAAGAAAACAGTTGAGATTCAG GGGGCACAAAGTACCG AAAGGGCTGAAGAAGGCTGTTTGCTGCAACAACTACGAATACGACATGGACCTGGATGAGTGTCTGCCGATATGCAGCAATGGCTGTGAGAACGGCGAGTGCGTCGACGTGGACACGTGCGAGTGTAAGCCGCCGCTGGTGCTCGTCAACTACGCGTGCGTGCAGCCCGTCTGCTCAGGCTGCGAGCACGGCGACTGCGTGGCGCCCGGCGTGTGCAAGTGTCACGCCGGCTACGTCACGCAGAACGGCTCCTGCGCACCCGTCTGCAGCTCCGTCTGCGTCAACGGGCGCTGCGTTGCGCCCAACCGGTGCGAGTGCAGCCCCGGCCACGCGCCCGACCCCGGCGATGCCTTCAAGTGCAACCCCATCTGCGAAACCCCCTGCGTGAACGGCACCTGCGCGGCGCACAACAAGTGCATCTGCAGCGTGGGATACGAGCCTACAGGCAACAGTGCAGTCTGCAGGCCTACTTGCGCTGGCTGCGACCATGGACAGTGCGTTGCGCCGAATCAATGCATCTGCTCTATTGGATACGAACGTATAAACTCGACCTGCAAGCCACAGTGCAGTTCTTGTAGCAACGGCGACTGTGTAGCACCCGGGAAGTGTGAATGTCATGAAGGATACGAGCTTAAAGGGGAAGACTGTGCGCCAATATGTTCACCACCATGCAACAATGGACAATGCCTCGCGCCTGATAACTGTTCCTGTAACCCTGGTTACAATCTGACAGCTACAGGCTGCGAGCCTGTCTGTTCCAAGCCTTGTGTTAATGGGAAATGTTCAGCACCTGACTTCTGCTCTTGTGACACCGACTATAAGAAGGATGACACTGATCAGTATACGTGCTACAAACCCTGTGACCCACCTTGCTTCAATGGCACCTGCAGTTTGCATGGGGAATGCAATTGTTTCGACGACTTCGAATATGACAATGCTACGAACACTTGCGAACCTGTTAAACC GATCGACTGTAACCTGTGCAACGGTAAGTGTGAAGACAATAAAGAAGTGTGTCGGTGCGCCAACCACACGCTATGTGTCGTGGCGATCCTTCAGATGCCCCCAGAAGCTGTGGCCTCGGACGTTAA GATGGCCGGTATGAACATGATGCTGATGGCAATAGGCGGCGCCTGCCTGCTGCTCCTCATCCTGGTTGTCGTCGTGATGCAGAGGATCTGGCACAAGAGGAACGATTATGGGAAACCTACTAATGAGA ATACGAATTTAGACAGCGTGATGTACACAGTGCCCCACACATTAATAACTCAGAGGAACAGCAGAGTGTCCGTCGACGAGACCTCCTGTTACGAAGGCGAAGAGGACGTGACGAATACCGACACCTTACTACAGAGACCAGTAGACCTGCCTTAG
- the LOC110382086 gene encoding von Willebrand factor D and EGF domain-containing protein isoform X3, with amino-acid sequence MLEPKAVRVVTLVIITIHLFEFYEALKLGTKGVCEDNVLGHKVPKGLKKAVCCNNYEYDMDLDECLPICSNGCENGECVDVDTCECKPPLVLVNYACVQPVCSGCEHGDCVAPGVCKCHAGYVTQNGSCAPVCSSVCVNGRCVAPNRCECSPGHAPDPGDAFKCNPICETPCVNGTCAAHNKCICSVGYEPTGNSAVCRPTCAGCDHGQCVAPNQCICSIGYERINSTCKPQCSSCSNGDCVAPGKCECHEGYELKGEDCAPICSPPCNNGQCLAPDNCSCNPGYNLTATGCEPVCSKPCVNGKCSAPDFCSCDTDYKKDDTDQYTCYKPCDPPCFNGTCSLHGECNCFDDFEYDNATNTCEPVKPIDCNLCNGKCEDNKEVCRCANHTLCVVAILQMPPEAVASDVKMAGMNMMLMAIGGACLLLLILVVVVMQRIWHKRNDYGKPTNENTNLDSVMYTVPHTLITQRNSRVSVDETSCYEGEEDVTNTDTLLQRPVDLP; translated from the exons ATGTTGGAGCCGAAAGCCGTGCGTGTAGTGACTCTTGTGATTATTACTATTCATTTGTTTGAGTTCTATGAAGCTCTGAAACTGGGCACTAAAGGTGTTTGCGAAGACAATGTTTT GGGGCACAAAGTACCG AAAGGGCTGAAGAAGGCTGTTTGCTGCAACAACTACGAATACGACATGGACCTGGATGAGTGTCTGCCGATATGCAGCAATGGCTGTGAGAACGGCGAGTGCGTCGACGTGGACACGTGCGAGTGTAAGCCGCCGCTGGTGCTCGTCAACTACGCGTGCGTGCAGCCCGTCTGCTCAGGCTGCGAGCACGGCGACTGCGTGGCGCCCGGCGTGTGCAAGTGTCACGCCGGCTACGTCACGCAGAACGGCTCCTGCGCACCCGTCTGCAGCTCCGTCTGCGTCAACGGGCGCTGCGTTGCGCCCAACCGGTGCGAGTGCAGCCCCGGCCACGCGCCCGACCCCGGCGATGCCTTCAAGTGCAACCCCATCTGCGAAACCCCCTGCGTGAACGGCACCTGCGCGGCGCACAACAAGTGCATCTGCAGCGTGGGATACGAGCCTACAGGCAACAGTGCAGTCTGCAGGCCTACTTGCGCTGGCTGCGACCATGGACAGTGCGTTGCGCCGAATCAATGCATCTGCTCTATTGGATACGAACGTATAAACTCGACCTGCAAGCCACAGTGCAGTTCTTGTAGCAACGGCGACTGTGTAGCACCCGGGAAGTGTGAATGTCATGAAGGATACGAGCTTAAAGGGGAAGACTGTGCGCCAATATGTTCACCACCATGCAACAATGGACAATGCCTCGCGCCTGATAACTGTTCCTGTAACCCTGGTTACAATCTGACAGCTACAGGCTGCGAGCCTGTCTGTTCCAAGCCTTGTGTTAATGGGAAATGTTCAGCACCTGACTTCTGCTCTTGTGACACCGACTATAAGAAGGATGACACTGATCAGTATACGTGCTACAAACCCTGTGACCCACCTTGCTTCAATGGCACCTGCAGTTTGCATGGGGAATGCAATTGTTTCGACGACTTCGAATATGACAATGCTACGAACACTTGCGAACCTGTTAAACC GATCGACTGTAACCTGTGCAACGGTAAGTGTGAAGACAATAAAGAAGTGTGTCGGTGCGCCAACCACACGCTATGTGTCGTGGCGATCCTTCAGATGCCCCCAGAAGCTGTGGCCTCGGACGTTAA GATGGCCGGTATGAACATGATGCTGATGGCAATAGGCGGCGCCTGCCTGCTGCTCCTCATCCTGGTTGTCGTCGTGATGCAGAGGATCTGGCACAAGAGGAACGATTATGGGAAACCTACTAATGAGA ATACGAATTTAGACAGCGTGATGTACACAGTGCCCCACACATTAATAACTCAGAGGAACAGCAGAGTGTCCGTCGACGAGACCTCCTGTTACGAAGGCGAAGAGGACGTGACGAATACCGACACCTTACTACAGAGACCAGTAGACCTGCCTTAG
- the LOC135117633 gene encoding epidermal growth factor-like protein isoform X3, giving the protein MITGIKSLEGDTRVRRSVLQKNIYPNAEDVTIRPVCCSQYYHDEELDQCLPVCNMGCINGDCVDVDKCVCEPPLMFLYGACVQPVCNSICVNGRCVGTNRCECSPGHAPDPRDAFKCNPICDTPCVNGTCVAHNKCICSVGYEPTGNSAVCRPTCAGCDHGQCVAPNQCICSVGYERINSTCKPQCSFCSNGDCVAPGKCECHEGYELKGEDCAPICSPPCNNGQCLAPDNCSCNPGYNLTATGCEPICAKPCVNGKCSAPNFCSCDAEYRKHDTDEYTCYKPVHTCTPPCNNGQCRERNQCLCHRGYVRTDNGCKPRCCESGCENGHCNKPKHHTKWHKRKNPEYEPVGLFSTLSVAGIEGMWVAIAAGGLFLLLLIIVMIQLLCKS; this is encoded by the exons ATGATAACTGGGATCAAGAGCTTGGAGGGAGACACCAGGGTAAGGAGATCGGTTTTGCAGAAAAACATCTACCCCAATGCTGAG GATGTGACAATACGGCCTGTTTGCTGCAGTCAATACTATCATGACGAGGAGCTCGATCAGTGTTTGCCAGTATGCAATATGGGGTGTATAAACGGCGACTGCGTAGACGTGGACAAGTGCGTTTGCGAGCCGCCACTGATGTTCCTCTATGGCGCTTGCGTGCAGCCTGTGTGCAACTCCATCTGTGTGAACGGGCGCTGCGTGGGGACCAACCGGTGCGAGTGTAGCCCCGGCCACGCGCCCGATCCCAGAGACGCCTTCAAGTGCAACCCCATCTGCGACACCCCCTGCGTAAACGGCACCTGCGTGGCGCACAACAAGTGCATCTGCAGCGTGGGATACGAGCCTACAGGCAACAGTGCAGTCTGCAGGCCTACTTGCGCTGGCTGCGACCATGGACAGTGCGTTGCGCCGAATCAATGCATCTGCTCTGTTGGATACGAGCGTATAAACTCGACCTGCAAGCCACAGTGCAGTTTTTGCAGCAACGGCGACTGTGTAGCACCCGGGAAGTGTGAATGTCATGAAGGATACGAGCTTAAAGGGGAAGACTGTGCACCAATATGTTCACCACCATGCAACAATGGACAATGTCTTGCGCCTGATAACTGTTCCTGTAACCCTGGTTACAATCTGACAGCTACAGGTTGCGAACCTATCTGCGCCAAACCATGTGTTAATGGGAAATGTTCAGCACCCAACTTCTGCTCTTGTGACGCTGAATACAGGAAGCATGACACGGACGAATATACTTGTTATAAGCCTGTACACACATGTACCCCACCTTGCAACAATGGGCAATGCCGTGAGCGCAATCAATGTCTTTGTCATCGTGGATATGTTAGGACTGATAATGGCTGCAAGCCTCGCTGCTGTGAGTCTGGGTGTGAGAATGGACACTGCAATAAGCCGAAGCACCACACGAAATGGCATAAACGCAAGAATCCAGAATATGAGCCAGTGGGACTATTTAGCACTTTAAGTGTAGCTGGTATTGAAGGCATGTGGGTTGCAATCGCTGCTGGTGGCCTATTCCTCCTCCTTTTGATTATTGTGATGATCCAGCTACTCTGTAAGAGTTAG
- the LOC135117633 gene encoding epidermal growth factor-like protein isoform X1, whose amino-acid sequence MLPTKAAHVVFLVINVVQFVEISVTLKLGDKGVCEKPVHNITGVLASRKNIQHMITGIKSLEGDTRVRRSVLQKNIYPNAEDVTIRPVCCSQYYHDEELDQCLPVCNMGCINGDCVDVDKCVCEPPLMFLYGACVQPVCNSICVNGRCVGTNRCECSPGHAPDPRDAFKCNPICDTPCVNGTCVAHNKCICSVGYEPTGNSAVCRPTCAGCDHGQCVAPNQCICSVGYERINSTCKPQCSFCSNGDCVAPGKCECHEGYELKGEDCAPICSPPCNNGQCLAPDNCSCNPGYNLTATGCEPICAKPCVNGKCSAPNFCSCDAEYRKHDTDEYTCYKPVHTCTPPCNNGQCRERNQCLCHRGYVRTDNGCKPRCCESGCENGHCNKPKHHTKWHKRKNPEYEPVGLFSTLSVAGIEGMWVAIAAGGLFLLLLIIVMIQLLCKS is encoded by the exons ATGTTGCCGACAAAAGCGGCACATGTGGTTTTTCTAGTTATCAATGTGGTACAATTTGTGGAAATAAGTGTAACTCTGAAATTAGGAGACAAAGGTGTCTGCGAAAAACCAGTGCACAA CATCACAGGCGTTTTGGCTAGTCGAAAAAATATACAG CACATGATAACTGGGATCAAGAGCTTGGAGGGAGACACCAGGGTAAGGAGATCGGTTTTGCAGAAAAACATCTACCCCAATGCTGAG GATGTGACAATACGGCCTGTTTGCTGCAGTCAATACTATCATGACGAGGAGCTCGATCAGTGTTTGCCAGTATGCAATATGGGGTGTATAAACGGCGACTGCGTAGACGTGGACAAGTGCGTTTGCGAGCCGCCACTGATGTTCCTCTATGGCGCTTGCGTGCAGCCTGTGTGCAACTCCATCTGTGTGAACGGGCGCTGCGTGGGGACCAACCGGTGCGAGTGTAGCCCCGGCCACGCGCCCGATCCCAGAGACGCCTTCAAGTGCAACCCCATCTGCGACACCCCCTGCGTAAACGGCACCTGCGTGGCGCACAACAAGTGCATCTGCAGCGTGGGATACGAGCCTACAGGCAACAGTGCAGTCTGCAGGCCTACTTGCGCTGGCTGCGACCATGGACAGTGCGTTGCGCCGAATCAATGCATCTGCTCTGTTGGATACGAGCGTATAAACTCGACCTGCAAGCCACAGTGCAGTTTTTGCAGCAACGGCGACTGTGTAGCACCCGGGAAGTGTGAATGTCATGAAGGATACGAGCTTAAAGGGGAAGACTGTGCACCAATATGTTCACCACCATGCAACAATGGACAATGTCTTGCGCCTGATAACTGTTCCTGTAACCCTGGTTACAATCTGACAGCTACAGGTTGCGAACCTATCTGCGCCAAACCATGTGTTAATGGGAAATGTTCAGCACCCAACTTCTGCTCTTGTGACGCTGAATACAGGAAGCATGACACGGACGAATATACTTGTTATAAGCCTGTACACACATGTACCCCACCTTGCAACAATGGGCAATGCCGTGAGCGCAATCAATGTCTTTGTCATCGTGGATATGTTAGGACTGATAATGGCTGCAAGCCTCGCTGCTGTGAGTCTGGGTGTGAGAATGGACACTGCAATAAGCCGAAGCACCACACGAAATGGCATAAACGCAAGAATCCAGAATATGAGCCAGTGGGACTATTTAGCACTTTAAGTGTAGCTGGTATTGAAGGCATGTGGGTTGCAATCGCTGCTGGTGGCCTATTCCTCCTCCTTTTGATTATTGTGATGATCCAGCTACTCTGTAAGAGTTAG
- the LOC135117633 gene encoding epidermal growth factor-like protein isoform X2: MLPTKAAHVVFLVINVVQFVEISVTLKLGDKGVCEKPVHNITGVLASRKNIQHMITGIKSLEGDTRDVTIRPVCCSQYYHDEELDQCLPVCNMGCINGDCVDVDKCVCEPPLMFLYGACVQPVCNSICVNGRCVGTNRCECSPGHAPDPRDAFKCNPICDTPCVNGTCVAHNKCICSVGYEPTGNSAVCRPTCAGCDHGQCVAPNQCICSVGYERINSTCKPQCSFCSNGDCVAPGKCECHEGYELKGEDCAPICSPPCNNGQCLAPDNCSCNPGYNLTATGCEPICAKPCVNGKCSAPNFCSCDAEYRKHDTDEYTCYKPVHTCTPPCNNGQCRERNQCLCHRGYVRTDNGCKPRCCESGCENGHCNKPKHHTKWHKRKNPEYEPVGLFSTLSVAGIEGMWVAIAAGGLFLLLLIIVMIQLLCKS; encoded by the exons ATGTTGCCGACAAAAGCGGCACATGTGGTTTTTCTAGTTATCAATGTGGTACAATTTGTGGAAATAAGTGTAACTCTGAAATTAGGAGACAAAGGTGTCTGCGAAAAACCAGTGCACAA CATCACAGGCGTTTTGGCTAGTCGAAAAAATATACAG CACATGATAACTGGGATCAAGAGCTTGGAGGGAGACACCAGG GATGTGACAATACGGCCTGTTTGCTGCAGTCAATACTATCATGACGAGGAGCTCGATCAGTGTTTGCCAGTATGCAATATGGGGTGTATAAACGGCGACTGCGTAGACGTGGACAAGTGCGTTTGCGAGCCGCCACTGATGTTCCTCTATGGCGCTTGCGTGCAGCCTGTGTGCAACTCCATCTGTGTGAACGGGCGCTGCGTGGGGACCAACCGGTGCGAGTGTAGCCCCGGCCACGCGCCCGATCCCAGAGACGCCTTCAAGTGCAACCCCATCTGCGACACCCCCTGCGTAAACGGCACCTGCGTGGCGCACAACAAGTGCATCTGCAGCGTGGGATACGAGCCTACAGGCAACAGTGCAGTCTGCAGGCCTACTTGCGCTGGCTGCGACCATGGACAGTGCGTTGCGCCGAATCAATGCATCTGCTCTGTTGGATACGAGCGTATAAACTCGACCTGCAAGCCACAGTGCAGTTTTTGCAGCAACGGCGACTGTGTAGCACCCGGGAAGTGTGAATGTCATGAAGGATACGAGCTTAAAGGGGAAGACTGTGCACCAATATGTTCACCACCATGCAACAATGGACAATGTCTTGCGCCTGATAACTGTTCCTGTAACCCTGGTTACAATCTGACAGCTACAGGTTGCGAACCTATCTGCGCCAAACCATGTGTTAATGGGAAATGTTCAGCACCCAACTTCTGCTCTTGTGACGCTGAATACAGGAAGCATGACACGGACGAATATACTTGTTATAAGCCTGTACACACATGTACCCCACCTTGCAACAATGGGCAATGCCGTGAGCGCAATCAATGTCTTTGTCATCGTGGATATGTTAGGACTGATAATGGCTGCAAGCCTCGCTGCTGTGAGTCTGGGTGTGAGAATGGACACTGCAATAAGCCGAAGCACCACACGAAATGGCATAAACGCAAGAATCCAGAATATGAGCCAGTGGGACTATTTAGCACTTTAAGTGTAGCTGGTATTGAAGGCATGTGGGTTGCAATCGCTGCTGGTGGCCTATTCCTCCTCCTTTTGATTATTGTGATGATCCAGCTACTCTGTAAGAGTTAG
- the LOC135117633 gene encoding epidermal growth factor-like protein isoform X4 codes for MITGIKSLEGDTRDVTIRPVCCSQYYHDEELDQCLPVCNMGCINGDCVDVDKCVCEPPLMFLYGACVQPVCNSICVNGRCVGTNRCECSPGHAPDPRDAFKCNPICDTPCVNGTCVAHNKCICSVGYEPTGNSAVCRPTCAGCDHGQCVAPNQCICSVGYERINSTCKPQCSFCSNGDCVAPGKCECHEGYELKGEDCAPICSPPCNNGQCLAPDNCSCNPGYNLTATGCEPICAKPCVNGKCSAPNFCSCDAEYRKHDTDEYTCYKPVHTCTPPCNNGQCRERNQCLCHRGYVRTDNGCKPRCCESGCENGHCNKPKHHTKWHKRKNPEYEPVGLFSTLSVAGIEGMWVAIAAGGLFLLLLIIVMIQLLCKS; via the exons ATGATAACTGGGATCAAGAGCTTGGAGGGAGACACCAGG GATGTGACAATACGGCCTGTTTGCTGCAGTCAATACTATCATGACGAGGAGCTCGATCAGTGTTTGCCAGTATGCAATATGGGGTGTATAAACGGCGACTGCGTAGACGTGGACAAGTGCGTTTGCGAGCCGCCACTGATGTTCCTCTATGGCGCTTGCGTGCAGCCTGTGTGCAACTCCATCTGTGTGAACGGGCGCTGCGTGGGGACCAACCGGTGCGAGTGTAGCCCCGGCCACGCGCCCGATCCCAGAGACGCCTTCAAGTGCAACCCCATCTGCGACACCCCCTGCGTAAACGGCACCTGCGTGGCGCACAACAAGTGCATCTGCAGCGTGGGATACGAGCCTACAGGCAACAGTGCAGTCTGCAGGCCTACTTGCGCTGGCTGCGACCATGGACAGTGCGTTGCGCCGAATCAATGCATCTGCTCTGTTGGATACGAGCGTATAAACTCGACCTGCAAGCCACAGTGCAGTTTTTGCAGCAACGGCGACTGTGTAGCACCCGGGAAGTGTGAATGTCATGAAGGATACGAGCTTAAAGGGGAAGACTGTGCACCAATATGTTCACCACCATGCAACAATGGACAATGTCTTGCGCCTGATAACTGTTCCTGTAACCCTGGTTACAATCTGACAGCTACAGGTTGCGAACCTATCTGCGCCAAACCATGTGTTAATGGGAAATGTTCAGCACCCAACTTCTGCTCTTGTGACGCTGAATACAGGAAGCATGACACGGACGAATATACTTGTTATAAGCCTGTACACACATGTACCCCACCTTGCAACAATGGGCAATGCCGTGAGCGCAATCAATGTCTTTGTCATCGTGGATATGTTAGGACTGATAATGGCTGCAAGCCTCGCTGCTGTGAGTCTGGGTGTGAGAATGGACACTGCAATAAGCCGAAGCACCACACGAAATGGCATAAACGCAAGAATCCAGAATATGAGCCAGTGGGACTATTTAGCACTTTAAGTGTAGCTGGTATTGAAGGCATGTGGGTTGCAATCGCTGCTGGTGGCCTATTCCTCCTCCTTTTGATTATTGTGATGATCCAGCTACTCTGTAAGAGTTAG